Proteins encoded in a region of the Methanofollis tationis genome:
- the uvrA gene encoding excinuclease ABC subunit UvrA — MKNLVIKGAREHNLRDITVELPRDRLIVFTGVSGSGKSTLAFDTIYAEGQRRYVESLSAYARQFLGLMKKPDVDSIEGLSPAISIEQKTTSKNPRSTVGTVTEIYDYLRLLYARIGVPYCPEHGTRIESRSPEAIADSIADSFSGQVTVLAPIVRQKKGTYGQLLKDLDADGYTRVRLDGAIVRTDEEHPLERYVKHDIEIVIDRLDPAERSRLVEAVEAALGKSGGLVIAVGEDGREETWSATMACPVCGLSFEELQPRMFSFNSPFGACEECNGLGIKMEFDPDLIIPDRSKSIADGAVALYRNFVDGYRAQFLGAVARHYGFSILTPIRDLTPGQYHALMFGSTERIRFSMESKGGDASWSHTGTWEGLLPQADRLYHQTQSEYRRQELEKFMRVSPCPKCAGKRLKEKVLAVRVGGKNIVEVTDLPVSGAIHFFEELELTEKEAGIARQVLKEIRARLAFLEEVGLGYLTLSRGAGTLSGGEAQRIRLATQIGSNLTGVLYVLDEPSIGLHQRDNQRLIETLIKLRDLGNTLIVVEHDEETIRAADHVVDIGPGAGVHGGHVIAEGTPDDIAANPASITGRYLSGALSIPVPEQRRQSENSIRITGCRENNLKGIDIAIPIGTFTVVTGVSGSGKSTLIYDTLYGAMSREIYGSRTTPGAYDTLTFDTPVDKVIVIDQSPIGRTPRSNPATYTKVFDEIRKVFAETKEAKVRGYKPGRFSFNVKGGRCEACQGDGVIKIEMNFLPDVYVECDECKGKRFNAETLEVKYRGKSIADVLDMTVEEANDLFASIPSIRNKLETLSRVGLDYIKLGQSSTTLSGGEAQRIKLTRELAKRATGRTLYLLDEPTTGLHFHDVKKLIGVLDDLVAKGNTVVVIEHNLDIIKSADHVIDLGPEGGDAGGEVIATGTPEEVAAVEESYTGQFLRPLLERQRAAPAVLAYAVADSGGEVKKPIK; from the coding sequence ATGAAAAACCTCGTGATCAAAGGTGCCCGGGAGCACAACCTCAGGGACATCACGGTCGAACTCCCGAGGGACAGACTCATCGTCTTCACCGGCGTTTCCGGATCCGGAAAGTCGACCCTCGCCTTCGACACCATCTACGCCGAAGGGCAGCGGCGCTACGTGGAATCGCTCTCCGCCTATGCGAGGCAGTTTCTTGGCCTGATGAAAAAGCCCGACGTCGACTCGATCGAGGGGCTCTCCCCTGCCATCTCCATCGAGCAGAAGACGACCTCGAAGAACCCGCGGAGCACGGTCGGGACGGTCACCGAGATCTACGACTACCTCAGGCTCCTGTACGCCCGCATCGGGGTCCCGTACTGCCCCGAGCACGGCACCAGGATCGAGTCCAGATCCCCCGAGGCGATCGCCGACTCGATCGCCGACTCTTTCTCCGGGCAGGTGACGGTCCTCGCCCCGATCGTCCGCCAGAAGAAGGGGACCTACGGGCAGCTCCTCAAGGACCTGGACGCCGACGGCTACACCCGCGTCCGCCTGGACGGCGCAATCGTCCGGACCGACGAGGAGCACCCCCTCGAACGCTATGTCAAGCACGACATCGAGATCGTCATCGACCGCCTCGACCCGGCCGAACGCTCCCGCCTCGTCGAAGCGGTGGAGGCGGCACTCGGAAAATCGGGTGGACTCGTCATCGCCGTCGGCGAGGACGGGCGGGAGGAAACCTGGTCGGCCACAATGGCCTGCCCGGTCTGCGGCCTCTCCTTCGAGGAGCTTCAGCCCAGGATGTTCTCCTTTAACTCCCCCTTCGGCGCCTGCGAGGAGTGCAACGGCCTCGGGATAAAAATGGAGTTCGACCCGGACCTGATCATCCCGGACCGGAGCAAGAGCATCGCCGACGGCGCCGTCGCCCTGTACCGCAACTTCGTCGACGGATACCGGGCGCAGTTCCTGGGCGCCGTCGCCCGCCACTACGGGTTCTCGATCTTAACCCCGATCCGCGACCTCACGCCCGGGCAGTACCATGCCCTGATGTTCGGCTCGACCGAGCGGATCAGGTTCTCGATGGAGTCGAAAGGCGGCGATGCGAGCTGGTCGCACACCGGGACGTGGGAGGGGCTCCTCCCGCAGGCCGACCGCCTCTACCACCAGACCCAGTCCGAGTACCGCCGGCAGGAACTCGAGAAGTTCATGCGCGTCTCGCCCTGCCCGAAGTGCGCCGGGAAACGGCTGAAGGAGAAGGTGCTCGCCGTGCGGGTCGGCGGGAAGAACATCGTCGAGGTGACCGACCTCCCGGTCTCCGGGGCGATCCACTTCTTCGAGGAACTCGAACTCACCGAGAAGGAGGCCGGGATCGCCAGACAGGTGCTCAAGGAGATCAGGGCGCGGCTCGCCTTCCTCGAGGAGGTCGGGCTCGGCTACCTGACGCTCTCGCGGGGCGCCGGCACCCTCTCGGGCGGCGAAGCCCAGAGGATCAGGCTCGCCACCCAGATCGGCTCGAACCTCACCGGGGTGCTCTACGTCCTGGACGAGCCCTCCATCGGGCTGCACCAGCGCGACAACCAGCGGCTCATCGAGACGCTCATAAAGCTCCGCGACCTGGGCAACACCCTCATCGTCGTCGAGCACGACGAGGAGACGATCAGGGCGGCCGACCACGTGGTGGACATCGGGCCGGGTGCGGGCGTGCACGGCGGTCACGTCATCGCCGAAGGGACGCCCGACGACATAGCGGCAAACCCCGCATCGATCACCGGGCGCTACCTCTCGGGCGCCCTCTCGATCCCGGTGCCAGAACAGCGGCGACAGTCTGAAAACTCTATCAGGATCACCGGCTGCCGGGAGAACAACCTCAAGGGCATCGACATCGCGATCCCGATCGGGACGTTCACCGTCGTCACCGGCGTCTCGGGCTCGGGCAAGTCCACCCTGATCTACGACACCCTGTACGGGGCGATGTCCAGGGAGATCTACGGCTCCAGAACGACGCCCGGCGCCTACGACACCCTCACCTTCGACACACCGGTGGACAAAGTGATCGTCATCGACCAGAGCCCGATCGGCCGGACGCCCCGCTCGAACCCGGCCACCTACACCAAGGTCTTCGACGAGATCAGGAAGGTCTTTGCCGAGACAAAGGAGGCGAAGGTCCGCGGCTACAAACCCGGTCGGTTCTCCTTCAACGTCAAGGGCGGGCGGTGCGAGGCCTGCCAGGGCGACGGCGTCATCAAGATCGAGATGAACTTCCTCCCCGACGTCTACGTGGAGTGCGACGAGTGCAAGGGGAAACGGTTCAACGCCGAGACGCTCGAGGTAAAGTACCGCGGGAAGTCCATCGCCGACGTCCTGGACATGACGGTGGAGGAGGCAAACGACCTCTTCGCCAGCATCCCGTCGATCAGGAACAAACTCGAAACCCTCTCGCGGGTCGGGCTCGACTACATCAAACTCGGCCAGAGTTCCACCACCCTCTCGGGCGGGGAGGCGCAGCGGATCAAACTGACGCGCGAACTCGCCAAACGGGCGACCGGGAGGACGCTCTACCTCCTCGACGAACCGACGACCGGCCTCCACTTCCACGACGTGAAGAAGTTGATCGGCGTCCTGGACGACCTGGTGGCGAAGGGGAACACCGTGGTGGTGATCGAGCACAACCTCGACATCATCAAGTCGGCAGACCACGTCATCGACCTCGGCCCTGAGGGCGGGGACGCCGGGGGCGAGGTGATCGCCACCGGCACGCCCGAAGAGGTGGCGGCGGTCGAGGAGAGTTACACCGGCCAATTCCTCCGCCCCCTGCTCGAACGGCAGAGAGCGGCGCCGGCAGTACTCGCCTATGCAGTGGCGGACAGCGGCGGCGAGGTGAAAAAACCCATCAAATGA
- a CDS encoding mechanosensitive ion channel family protein: MADTFSLPFKTIDPVTVLYVVYVVVAAYLIIRIAAYLLARLSERSGQYRIGVVTLIPLTKVVVYAVAFYLVVTAFVEPSLSELVAFAGFFGVGVGFGLKDFFADIMGALVITFERPFQIGDKIAVGDKYGEVVDIGIRSTRIITPDDSQVSLPNSLILSSAVSSANAGSLAMMVVIDLFVDTESDPEGARAILRDALVTSKYVYISEEHPYTILIEDFPWYLRVRAKGYVTDLRFEFEFMSDVTGRAWAEYARQGIKPPRVVPGIALS; this comes from the coding sequence ATGGCTGATACATTCAGTCTTCCGTTCAAAACCATCGACCCGGTGACTGTTCTCTACGTGGTCTACGTCGTTGTTGCCGCGTACCTCATTATCAGAATCGCTGCCTATCTCCTCGCCCGCCTCTCAGAGCGGAGCGGGCAGTACAGGATCGGGGTCGTCACCCTGATCCCCCTGACAAAGGTGGTCGTCTACGCCGTTGCCTTCTATCTGGTGGTGACCGCCTTCGTGGAGCCCTCCCTCTCAGAACTCGTCGCCTTTGCAGGCTTCTTCGGCGTCGGCGTCGGTTTCGGCCTCAAAGATTTTTTTGCCGATATCATGGGCGCCCTCGTCATCACGTTCGAGAGGCCCTTCCAGATCGGGGACAAGATCGCCGTCGGTGATAAGTATGGCGAGGTGGTCGATATCGGGATCAGGTCGACGCGGATCATCACCCCGGACGACAGTCAGGTCTCTCTCCCCAACTCCCTGATCTTATCGAGCGCAGTTTCCAGCGCAAATGCAGGAAGCCTGGCGATGATGGTTGTCATCGACCTTTTTGTCGACACGGAAAGCGATCCCGAAGGTGCGCGCGCGATCCTCAGGGACGCCCTCGTCACCTCAAAATATGTCTATATCTCAGAAGAGCACCCGTACACGATCCTTATTGAGGATTTCCCCTGGTACCTCCGTGTCCGGGCGAAGGGCTATGTCACCGACCTCAGGTTCGAGTTTGAATTCATGTCAGATGTGACCGGACGGGCATGGGCGGAGTACGCCCGCCAGGGGATCAAACCGCCCCGCGTCGTCCCCGGCATCGCCCTCTCATGA
- a CDS encoding DNA-deoxyinosine glycosylase translates to MSGGLPPVAGEVPTILILGSYPSTLSLQAGEYYANPRNAFWRVMEAVFGVPAHLSYGERTAALTARGVALWDVLSACRRQGSSDASIRDGRANDIPGFLREHPTVRTVALNGRAAESWLRRVHPGLWNFPGVAVAVLPSTSPAHARLSLEEKVRIWREALAPGKD, encoded by the coding sequence ATGAGCGGCGGGCTCCCGCCGGTCGCGGGCGAGGTCCCGACCATACTGATCCTGGGGAGTTACCCGAGCACGCTCTCCCTCCAGGCCGGCGAATATTATGCGAACCCGAGAAATGCCTTCTGGCGGGTGATGGAGGCGGTCTTCGGGGTGCCCGCGCACCTCTCCTACGGCGAGCGGACCGCCGCCCTGACCGCCCGCGGCGTCGCCCTCTGGGACGTCCTCTCGGCGTGCCGGCGGCAGGGGAGCAGCGACGCCTCTATCAGGGACGGCAGGGCGAACGACATCCCGGGCTTTCTGCGTGAGCACCCCACGGTCAGAACCGTCGCCCTGAACGGCAGGGCGGCAGAGTCCTGGCTGCGGCGGGTTCATCCCGGCCTCTGGAACTTTCCTGGCGTCGCCGTCGCCGTCCTCCCATCCACGAGCCCGGCGCACGCACGCCTCAGCCTGGAAGAAAAAGTTCGCATCTGGCGCGAGGCGCTCGCCCCCGGGAAAGATTGA